The following proteins are co-located in the Polymorphospora rubra genome:
- a CDS encoding WGR domain-containing protein — protein sequence MSQETTYLELSEADGGAHKFYEVVVDDTTLTVSYGRIGDQGQVKTTGYPDNARARAAAAKKIGEKVRKGYAPAVRGVRQKRSVSRRQIVSTRSTARTAPVLWRYNSGAPAFGIFIDGRTCMVGNERGVITTLDHDARVLDQVRLPDGVKCIVADDAWIYAGCDDGNVYDLSGKIPRVAYAIAPDIDIYWLDIHDGVLGVSDADGGIAAIDHEDEFLWRRGGRGNSAWMVRCDTDAVYHGDSTGVSRYDWRTGQEQWHTRTGSVLFGWQERDAVFAGTATREVVRIGKNGRAAQTYRADAPVFSCATAEDGRYVFAGDSQSSIYCFAADGTRLWKLGTGCGSAYSMQYHDQRLYVVTTSGQLACIDASEPAIRAAEQGNVPDVVDVKAPTRMPEPAPVTQVEVVADASNGVMVECVEEGGRLRVHVLSTGYHRDWSVQFPKGIREPGARYLVTDIREAGRGGFYRAHGDIRRLR from the coding sequence ATGTCGCAGGAGACGACCTACCTCGAGCTGTCCGAAGCGGACGGTGGAGCGCACAAGTTCTACGAGGTGGTGGTCGACGACACCACCCTGACCGTGAGCTACGGTCGGATCGGCGACCAGGGCCAGGTGAAGACCACCGGCTACCCCGACAATGCGCGGGCGCGGGCCGCTGCCGCGAAGAAGATCGGCGAGAAGGTCCGCAAGGGGTACGCCCCGGCGGTGCGCGGCGTGCGCCAGAAGCGGTCCGTCTCCCGGCGGCAGATCGTCAGCACCCGCTCGACCGCCCGCACCGCCCCGGTGCTCTGGCGGTACAACTCCGGCGCCCCCGCGTTCGGCATCTTCATCGACGGACGCACCTGCATGGTGGGCAACGAGCGCGGTGTGATCACCACGCTTGACCACGACGCCCGAGTTCTGGACCAGGTCCGCCTCCCCGACGGGGTCAAGTGCATCGTCGCCGACGACGCCTGGATCTACGCCGGCTGCGATGACGGCAACGTCTACGACCTCTCCGGCAAGATCCCCCGGGTGGCGTACGCCATCGCCCCCGACATCGACATCTACTGGCTGGACATCCACGACGGCGTACTCGGGGTCTCGGACGCCGACGGCGGCATCGCCGCCATCGACCACGAGGACGAGTTCCTCTGGCGCCGGGGTGGGCGCGGCAACTCGGCCTGGATGGTCCGCTGCGACACCGACGCCGTCTACCACGGCGACTCCACCGGCGTCAGCCGGTACGACTGGCGCACCGGACAGGAGCAGTGGCACACCCGTACCGGCTCGGTGCTGTTCGGCTGGCAGGAGCGCGACGCCGTCTTCGCCGGCACCGCGACCCGCGAGGTGGTCCGGATCGGCAAGAACGGCCGCGCCGCCCAGACGTACCGCGCCGACGCGCCGGTCTTCTCCTGCGCCACCGCCGAGGACGGCCGGTACGTCTTCGCCGGCGACAGCCAGTCCTCGATCTACTGCTTCGCCGCTGACGGCACCCGGCTGTGGAAGCTCGGCACCGGCTGCGGCTCGGCGTACTCGATGCAGTACCACGACCAGCGGCTCTACGTGGTGACCACCAGCGGCCAGCTCGCCTGCATCGACGCCAGCGAGCCGGCGATCAGGGCGGCCGAGCAGGGCAACGTGCCCGACGTGGTCGACGTCAAGGCCCCCACCCGGATGCCGGAGCCGGCTCCGGTGACCCAGGTCGAGGTGGTCGCCGACGCCAGCAACGGCGTGATGGTGGAGTGCGTGGAGGAGGGCGGCCGGCTACGCGTGCACGTGCTCAGCACCGGCTACCACCGGGACTGGTCGGTGCAGTTCCCCAAGGGCATCCGCGAGCCCGGGGCACGCTACCTGGTCACCGACATCCGCGAGGCCGGCCGGGGCGGCTTCTACCGCGCACACGGCGACATCCGCCGCCTGCGGTGA